The Brassica oleracea var. oleracea cultivar TO1000 chromosome C6, BOL, whole genome shotgun sequence genome includes a region encoding these proteins:
- the LOC106301004 gene encoding FBD-associated F-box protein At5g38590-like has product MDNISRLPDELLVRILSLVPTEVAVSTCILSKRWKFLWMYLPKLEFTDRDESLLVLKDFINKNLPLHRAPVIESFLLSLYESREKNIKPEDIRQWVEIAVSRHLRELDVSYSSDKKENMVPNCLFTCKSLVVLKLRFLTLMDVPSKACLPSLKTLLLELVVYEDQKPFEALLSICPVLEDLEVWFREDESIQEFTISVPSLRKLCLHISYYWSSLERYEIDTPCLEYLQLADWNDSPCLVKNMPKLKKAHVDVVSFAVKNVIGSVTSVKHLTVCSEDVYGDGIVFDQLEHLTLCICKDDSSNVLAQFLKDSPNLRVLVISQLDLHADLKTNEMGFWNQPSSVPECLLSSLQILNWEGYFGRPQDRDIAVYILKNARHLRTATIWADTNEHDVPNLEMIKELTLSSRASSTCELVFVEMP; this is encoded by the exons ATGGACAACATAAGTAGATTGCCTGATGAACTGTTGGTGAGGATACTATCGTTAGTTCCAACAGAGGTTGCTGTATCCACTTGCATCCTCTCTAAGCGATGGAAGTTTCTTTGGATGTATTTGCCTAAACTTGAGTTCACTGATAGAGACGAGTCTCTCCTTGTACTTAAGGACTTTATCAACAAGAATCTGCCATTACACAGAGCTCCGGTCATAGAAAGCTTCCTTCTTTCCTTGTACGAGTCAAGAGAGAAAAACATTAAACCTGAAGATATCAGACAATGGGTTGAGATTGCAGTATCTCGCCATCTACGTGAGCTGGACGTTTCTTATTCTTCTGATAAGAAAGAAAACATGGTTCCCAATTGCTTGTTTACTTGCAAATCTCTCGTGGTCTTGAAACTCAGATTCTTGACGCTCATGGATGTTCCCTCCAAGGCTTGTCTTCCCTCTTTGAAAACTTTGCTACTTGAGCTTGTGGTATACGAAGATCAAAAACCCTTTGAAGCGCTTCTTTCGATATGTCCTGTCCTTGAAGATCTAGAGGTGTGGTTCCGTGAGGATGAAAGTATCCAAGAGTTCACTATTAGCGTCCCGTCTTTGCGGAAGTTGTGCTTGCATATATCTTATTATTGGTCCTCATTGGAGCGGTATGAGATTGATACTCCTTGTTTGGAATATCTCCAACTTGCGGATTGGAATGATAGTCCTTGTTTGGTTAAGAATATGCCTAAGCTGAAGAAAGCACATGTGGATGTTGTATCCTTTGCTGTCAAGAATGTTATTGGATCAGTCACATCTGTCAAGCATCTTACAGTATGCTCAGAG GATGTGTATGGTGATGGTATTGTTTTCGACCAGCTTGAACATCTGACGCTATGTATTTGCAAAGATGATTCGTCGAATGTCCTTGCTCAGTTTCTCAAAGATTCTCCTAACTTAAGAGTCTTAGTCATCTCTCAACTAGAT TTACATGCAGATTTAAAGACCAATGAGATGGGTTTCTGGAACCAACCGAGTTCTGTTCCTGAATGCTTGCTGTCCAGTCTACAGATTTTGAACTGGGAAGGATACTTTGGGAGACCACAAGATAGAGATATTGCGGTTTATATTTTGAAAAACGCTCGTCACTTAAGGACAGCAACGATTTGGGCTGATACAAATGAACATGATGTTCCAAACCTTGAGATGATCAAGGAGTTGACACTTTCTTCCCGAGCTTCAAGCACATGCGAACTTGTGTTTGTTGAGATGCCTTGA
- the LOC106301006 gene encoding RWD domain-containing protein 1 isoform X2, which translates to MTEYKEEQEMEIEALESILADDFKEIHSSESGLNTSNRCFQITVTPQDDDDLEESSIPPENYPDEVPLLDVKSIRGIHVSDLTILKEKLEQEAAENLGMAMMYTLVSSAKDWLSEHYGQDDGDDYAEEETAKEDEVIIPHGEPVTLETFVAWRERYEAELALERAKLMPESALTAPKEKKLTGRQWFESGKARGTVVAAHQESEEEDDEDIDFEDDDFEDDEEDMLEHYLAEKSDARA; encoded by the exons ATGACGG AGTACAAGGAGGAACAGGAGATGGAGATTGAAGCTCTTGAATCTATACTTGCTGATGACTTCAAAG AGATTCATTCTAGTGAAAGTGGGCTTAATACTTCTAACCGATGCTTTCAGATAACAGTCACTCCTCAG GATGATGATGATCTGGAGGAGTCATCAATCCCACCAG AAAATTATCCGGATGAGGTTCCACTTTTGGATGTTAAAAG TATCCGAGGAATCCATGTTAGTGATCTCACCATCTTGAAAGAGAAGCTTGAACAAGAG GCAGCAGAAAATCTTGGAATGGCCATGATGTATACATTGGTCTCATCAGCAAAGGACTGGTTGTCTGAACACTATGGGCAAGACGATGGAGATGACTATGCCGAGGAAGAAACTGCCAAAGAGGATGAG GTTATTATTCCTCATGGAGAACCTGTTACGCTGGAGACGTTTGTGGCATGGAGAGAGAGATATGAGGCGGAGCTTGCACTTGAGCGAGCCAA GCTGATGCCTGAGTCTGCTCTTACGGCGCCTAAGGAGAAGAAGCTTACAGGAAGACAGTGGTTTGAGAGTGGCAAAGCG AGAGGAACAGTGGTCGCTGCTCATCAAGAATCTGAGGAGGAAGATGATGAAGACATTGACTTTGAAGACGATGACTTTGAAG ATGATGAAGAAGACATGCTTGAGCACTACTTGGCGGAGAAATCTGATGCAAGGGCCTGA
- the LOC106301006 gene encoding RWD domain-containing protein 1 isoform X1 → MTEYKEEQEMEIEALESILADDFKEIHSSESGLNTSNRCFQITVTPQDDDDLEESSIPPVQLGFVFSHTENYPDEVPLLDVKSIRGIHVSDLTILKEKLEQEAAENLGMAMMYTLVSSAKDWLSEHYGQDDGDDYAEEETAKEDEVIIPHGEPVTLETFVAWRERYEAELALERAKLMPESALTAPKEKKLTGRQWFESGKARGTVVAAHQESEEEDDEDIDFEDDDFEDDEEDMLEHYLAEKSDARA, encoded by the exons ATGACGG AGTACAAGGAGGAACAGGAGATGGAGATTGAAGCTCTTGAATCTATACTTGCTGATGACTTCAAAG AGATTCATTCTAGTGAAAGTGGGCTTAATACTTCTAACCGATGCTTTCAGATAACAGTCACTCCTCAG GATGATGATGATCTGGAGGAGTCATCAATCCCACCAG TTCAGCTGGGTTTTGTTTTCTCCCACACAGAAAATTATCCGGATGAGGTTCCACTTTTGGATGTTAAAAG TATCCGAGGAATCCATGTTAGTGATCTCACCATCTTGAAAGAGAAGCTTGAACAAGAG GCAGCAGAAAATCTTGGAATGGCCATGATGTATACATTGGTCTCATCAGCAAAGGACTGGTTGTCTGAACACTATGGGCAAGACGATGGAGATGACTATGCCGAGGAAGAAACTGCCAAAGAGGATGAG GTTATTATTCCTCATGGAGAACCTGTTACGCTGGAGACGTTTGTGGCATGGAGAGAGAGATATGAGGCGGAGCTTGCACTTGAGCGAGCCAA GCTGATGCCTGAGTCTGCTCTTACGGCGCCTAAGGAGAAGAAGCTTACAGGAAGACAGTGGTTTGAGAGTGGCAAAGCG AGAGGAACAGTGGTCGCTGCTCATCAAGAATCTGAGGAGGAAGATGATGAAGACATTGACTTTGAAGACGATGACTTTGAAG ATGATGAAGAAGACATGCTTGAGCACTACTTGGCGGAGAAATCTGATGCAAGGGCCTGA
- the LOC106301122 gene encoding uncharacterized protein At1g51745, whose translation MLVGFFLVAGFKGERLPLSSGVGLCSLWVMEGNDDLNLKAINASVGRLVWVRLRNASWWPAQTLLLEELPETSLLTPQVGTPIKLLGRDDVNVEWYVLEKSKSVKAFRCGEYDAHIEKAKAVAAAKATKKKTAKLTRRENAINIALQIENAHLCSSEEDGLDSAPDPTMSFQETLLKVQPKRRRRTPNDSEDDGTEGIKRMRGLEDIGKEHDVGAIVVCRQLVGCDSVSNGGDKACSPLSLKRKRSQVVINANDCSKRKTRRRQLTKVLESTTIVCVPDTSGMEPVESRKSVSVVINNSSDSTGVSCENVVGAKAKDSDISSLSVSAEDDPSYQLHDVPLTGKAVNGSACSTNPPDKQLVICDLNRIEKSTSEWQLKGKRNSRQMSKKQEARRFVYGEEANNSSPLPLPALFEVKIEVKASSNKPRVPLVSRMSELNGKAIVGHPVSVEALKEEGYCNGTVMSQDVVKAKPLLSEKKSKKRKSQGAFGKSKKKSSSSLVSIKTRRLSTLTSQKLTGRSKMQTTGKAKETVVACIPLKVVFSRINQVLKGSARQTQHRPLPSAVKT comes from the exons ATGTTGGTGGGGTTTTTCTTGGTTGCAGGATTCAAAGGAGAGAGACTTCCATTGAG CTCTGGGGTGGGGTTGTGTTCTTTGTGGGTAATGGAGGGTAATGATGACCTAAACTTGAAGGCCATTAATGCGTCGGTTGGAAGATTAGTCTGGGTTCGCCTCCGTAACGCCTCATGGTGGCCCGCACAAACTCTGCTTCTTGAGGAACTTCCTGAAACCTCTCTGCTTACTCCACAAGTAGGCACTCCTATAAAGCTTCTAGGTCGTGACGACGTTAACGT GGAGTGGTATGTCCTTGAAAAGTCCAAGAGCGTCAAGGCCTTTCGTTGTGGAGAGTATGATGCTCACATTGAGAAAGCAAAGGCTGTTGCTGCTGCAAAGGCTACTAAGAAGAAGACTGCCAAGCTTACTCGCCGAGAAAACGCCATCAACATTGCTCTCCAGATTGAGAATGCACATCTCTGTAGCTCTGAAGAAGATGGATTGGATTCAGCTCCCGACCCCACTATGTCTTTCCAAGAAACGTTGCTGAAGGTGCAGCCAAAGAGAAGAAGAAGAACACCGAATGACTCAGAAGATGATGGGACTGAAGGAATCAAGCGAATGAGAGGGCTTGAGGATATTGGCAAAGAACATGATGTCGGTGCTATTGTCGTTTGCAGGCAACTAGTGGGTTGTGATTCAGTCTCCAATGGAGGAGACAAGGCATGCTCCCCGTTGTCACTGAAAAGAAAAAGATCACAAGTAGTCATAAATGCTAATGACTGCTCTAAAAGAAAAACCCGACGCAGGCAACTGACTAAGGTGCTAGAGAGCACGACTATAGTCTGTGTCCCTGACACCTCTGGAATGGAGCCTGTGGAATCCAGGAAAAGTGTCTCTGTCGTTATCAACAATAGTTCAGACAGCACCGGGGTTTCATGCGAGAATGTTGTTGGAGCCAAGGCAAAAGACAGTGACATTTCCAGCTTATCAGTCTCTGCGGAGGATGATCCTTCTTACCAACTACATGATGTTCCACTGACCGGAAAGGCAGTTAATGGATCTGCTTGTAGTACAAATCCACCAGATAAACAGCTTGTCATCTGTGATTTGAACAGGATTGAGAAGAGCACTTCTGAGTGGCAACTTAAAGGGAAGAGGAACTCAAGGCAGATGAGCAAGAAACAAGAAGCAAGAAGATTTGTGTACGGCGAAGAAGCTAATAACAGCAGTCCTTTGCCTCTTCCTGCGCTGTTCGAAGTGAAGATTGAGGTGAAAGCCAGCTCTAACAAACCCCGTGTTCCTCTGGTTTCTCGAATGAGTGAGTTGAATGGGAAAGCTATTGTCGGGCATCCTGTAAGTGTTGAGGCCTTGAAAGAAGAAGGATATTGCAATGGTACGGTGATGTCTCAAGATGTTGTGAAGGCGAAGCCATTATTGTCCGAAAAGAAGAGCAAGAAGAGGAAATCACAGGGCGCTTTTGGAAAGTCAAAGAAGAAATCGTCTTCTTCTTTGGTATCGATAAAGACAAGGCGGCTCTCTACTCTAACGAGCCAGAAGCTGACGGGAAGAAGCAAGATGCAGACAACAGGAAAGGCAAAGGAAACGGTTGTAGCTTGTATACCGCTGAAAGTGGTCTTCAGTAGGATAAACCAAGTGTTGAAAGGCTCAGCGAGACAAACGCAACACCGACCATTGCCATCTGCAGTCAAAACATGA
- the LOC106301005 gene encoding LOW QUALITY PROTEIN: syntaxin-81 (The sequence of the model RefSeq protein was modified relative to this genomic sequence to represent the inferred CDS: deleted 2 bases in 1 codon; substituted 2 bases at 2 genomic stop codons) → MASFIIHKPKLESIKELDQFMMKHRKDYVDLHRTTEHEKDSIEHEITTAFIKACKEQIDILKNSIRNEESNSKGXGXLQCSDTIAHKHGVVLILSEKLHSVTSQFDQLRATRFQDIINRALQVQFTTLAKRNAKDASAVHTTLANPEAVEPDEIQAQPRRIQQQQQLLDDETQALQVELSNLLDGARQTETKMVEMSALNHLMATHVLQQAQQIEFLYDQAVEATKNVELSQAIRRNSSSRNFLLLFCFVLTFSVLFLDWYS, encoded by the exons ATGGCGTCTTTTATCATACATAAGCCAAAG CTGGAAAGCATCAAGGAGTTGGATCAGTTTATGATGAAGCATCGTAAGGATTATGTTGATCTGCACCGGACTACTGAACATGAAAAGGATAGCATTGAACATGAA ATTACTACTGCTTTTATTAAAGCTTGCAAAGAACAGATCGATATTCTCAAGAACAGCATTAGAAATGAAGAATCAAACTCCAAAGGATGAGGATAACTTCAATGCTCGGATACTATAGCACACAAACATGGAGTG GTTTTGATTCTGAGCGAAAAGCTTCATTCAGTCACTTCACAGTTTGATCAGCTTAGAGCTACTCGTTTCCAAGATATTATTAACCGAGCTTTGCAAGTGCAGTTC ACAACTCTGGCCAAGAGGAACGCAAAGGATGCAAGTGCAGTTCATACAACTCTGGCAAATCCGGAGGCCGTAGAACCAGATGAAATTCAAGCCCAGCCTCGTAGAATACAACAACAACAACAACTTTTAGACGATGAAACACAAGCCCTTCAG GTGGAGCTAAGTAATCTTTTAGATGGTGCGAGGCAGACGGAGACTAAGATGGTGGAGATGTCTGCATTGAACCACTTGATGGCAACTCATGTTCTGCAACAAGCCCAACAGATAGAGTTTCTATATGACCAG GCGGTGGAGGCAACGAAGAACGTGGAGCTTTCACAAGCAATCAGACGTAACAGCAGTAGCAGGAACTTTCTCTTGCTGTTTTGCTTCGTCCTTACTTTCTCTGTCTTGTTCTTGGATTGGTACAGTTAA